The Aspergillus flavus chromosome 2, complete sequence region GCGGTAGTGGACTCCTTAGTCCAGAAACACACCCACGACTTTGCCGTTCCTACTTCGCTCCCTATCTCCCAAACAAATAATGATTCTTTTCGCTGTGTGTTGGTTACTGGCGCCACTGGCAGTCTCGGATCCCATCTGGTTGCTCACTTCGCCGCGCAACCGGACGTACGCAAAGTCATCTGTCTGAACCGGGTGAGTGGCTCAGACGCGACAACTCGCCAGCTTGAGGCGCTGCAGTCAAGGGGCCTACAGTTCAATCAAAATATACTGTTAAAAATCGAAGCAATTGAAACGAACTCTTCAGCACCAATGCTTGGCCTTTCCGGCAACGAGTATCAACATTTGGTCAATTGTGTCACCGACGTTGCCCACAACGCATGGGCCATGAGCATGACCCGCCCAGCACGAGGCTTCGAGGCTCAATTCAAGGCCCTTCGCAATTTAATCGACCTCTGCCGCGACGCAGCCTGTCACCGGCGAGCGGGTATGGAGAAAATCGGGTTCCAGTTCGTCTCCTCCGTATCGGTTGTGGGCTGTCACCCTTTCCTGACCAACGAGGCTTGGGTCCCGGAGCAAAGGGTCAACGTAGCGTCTGCCCTGCCGATGGGCTACGCAGACGCTAAGCTCATCTGTGAGAAGATGCTGGATGAGACGCTGCACAGATATCCGGACCACTTCCGCACCATGGCCGTGAGGGTCGGTCAAATCTCGGGCTCCAAGGTCAACGGGTACTGGAATCCAGTGGAACACTTGGTGCACCTGATCAAATCGTCGCAGTCCCTTGGTGTTCTCCCGGATCTCGACGGTGTATGTCCTTCCATTGACCTTATTTCCTGATCAACTTTGCTGACAATACGGACAGGTTCTATCATGGTGCCCAGTCAACGACGTAGCCAGCACACTCGGAGATCTCCTACTAGGATGCAACACACCCGCATACCCAATCTATCACATCGAGAATCCCATCAGACAGCCCTGGCCCGAGATGATATCGATCCTCTCCGATGCCCTGGATATTCCTCGAACCAACATCATTCCATATGGTGAATGGCTCCAGCGTGTCAGTAACTGTCCTCCTAGTATTCCAGCATCGGAAAATCCGGCGGTGCGGCTTGTGGACTTTTTCCAGACAGATTTCTTGCGCATGTCTTGTGGTGGCATGATACTTGATACAACACATAGCAAGGAGCATTCGACGACGTTGAGGAGTTTGGGTCCGATTGACCGAGAGTTGGTCATGAAGTATATTCGGGCGTGGAAAGATTCGGGGTTTTTATTGTAACCGACGTTGTGTATTTACGGCTGAAAGGAGTGGTGGGTTAGGGCACTATAGAGGGTTGCCGACCCTCCGTATATACGGGGCTTGCTACACTCTTTGGATGCGGGCGATAGTTTAGTACAAGTCTGACTCAGCTGGGTTGGATGTATTTATAGTTTGTTAATTCCAATATTTGGTCATGTTTTTATTCGTGTATACGGTTAGTTACTCGGTTAAGCAAATGGTCGTGGCATCCTAACAAATACTTGACCAAGTCAACGGTAGCATCTCATTTTACCACATCTCTCAAGCTCAAGTTCTAGGCACCCAGAATCCGGAAAGCTACTCGAATATGGCATCGGAGCCGACTGCCTCGGAGTTGCAGCCCCATCTTCGGAGGTAACTGGTCCTTGGCGATGATCCTCCGATAGGGGAGCGGAGTATAGAATCGCCCAACGAACTGTTTATATCCCCTATGATTGGCTCAGGTTGTTTAATACTTGGAACAAAGGAAGGATAAAAATCTCCCTATCATATCAAGCCCTAAGGTCTGAGTAATACTAGACGCGATAGTCTGAGTATATATCAGCCCAATAGCAGCCCTATCCAAACAACAATAATTATCTCGCTCAATAGTTCCTACATCCATATCAATGACCAAGTAATATCCATCATACAAAATGTTCCGCTCCCTCCTCACTCTCACAAAACTCGCTTCCCCACAGTACATCTTCCCAACGGTCGACCCTAAAATCGACGGTGAGGAATGTCGCCACGACTGCGCGGATTGCACGGTGAAATGGCCGTCCAAGGTGAAAATCGATACCACGCTTCCGATGTACGGGTACATTAAGCAGTTTCACACGCATGTACTCGTGGCAACAGGGAAGACGGATTGGATGGGGAAGGTAGAGCAGGAGAAGGGGAGTTTGATGGAGGCGTTTAAGTCTGAGGGGGGGAAGTCGAAGCATGGAGTatgttatttttctttctatgtTTTCGTGCTGTTTATTTTAGTTGGGTTTGTATGCTGATGATGTTATAGAGAATAATGGTCTCCGCATCCAATCTTACACCGCCGGAGGGTGAAGATGGAACGATTGATTCAGGAAAGACGACCGTGTTACTTTTACCTTCGTTTACTTTCGTGGATAGAGTGGCCTATGGTGATGTCAGACATGTCGTTGATACGTTTATTGATAACCCGAAGCAAGAATCCCGGTTATCGTCTCGACCATGTCCACATGACTatgttgttcttctctgCTCGCATCAACGGCGAGATGCCCGCTGTGGAATCACGGCGCCGTTGATCAAAAAGGAGCTGGAGCGCCATCTGCGCGGACACGGACTATATCGCGATTTAGACGATGAGAGGCCCGGTGGGGTGGGCATTTACTTTGTTTCTCATGTTGGGGGGCACAAGTTTGCGGCGAATGTCTTGATTTATCGGAAGAAGGAGCAGCAGATGATTTGGCTGGGGAGGGTTAAACCGGAGCATTGTGAGGGGGTTGTTAAGTATACCATTCTTCAGGGGAAGGTTGTGCATCCGGATTCGCAGTTGAGGGGTGGGTTTGATCGCATGAAGGGTTTGACTAGTTGGTAAGATTTGTGTTTTTGTATATAGACTCCTCGTTGCGTGTGAGGGTTTCAAGGGTCACGTTTATGCATTTCTTTCTGCATACTATTCTATGTCTTCACTTCTGATTGTTTCCGGTGCGGAGTTCTCTCTATTTGTAGTACCATTTCTGAAGGATCTATACGTAGGAGTAGATGTATAGTAGCATAAGGTATCATGATCTAATTATGGTGGGATGTATATTGGTCACCACCTTTATCCCACGGTCTATTTGCCGCAAGTGTTATACAACCGATTAATTCGgttatctttattaaataatttcgCTCCTCGTCTAATCCGACCGTATGTTGTAGTAATACCTGTTCTCTAGGGCATCATAGCTCGCCCCAGTCTCTAAAGGCTGATTGCCCGTTGTCTAGGAAGCAAAGCCCAGAACAAGCCAATCCCAATAAGCAAACCCAGCATGATCGGCTGCATAACCTCGACCCCAGCCCGGGAAGCTATAGCTCCCGTCATAAAAGGGAAAGCAGCGGCGCCAGCCTGTCCCAAACTAGCGGTGAGTCCTGCACACAGACGTAAGTAAGTAAATCCAGAGTCCTTGATGCAAAAGCAGCTCACCTAAAGCCCCAATTCGAAGGTCCTCCGGCACCACCTGTGTAAGAACATAGAGCCCAATAGGATAGAATGGTCCGATGACGAATCCTGTACATTGACCGGTCAGCCGACCGAACCATTAACCTGGTCCAGACAACCTACCTAATAGGAAAACCGCGATAGCAATTACAACGATATTTGGGACCAGCCAAAACAGGAGCTGCATGGTAACTGCTAAAGTGAGGTAGACGAACACCATCCGACGTTCTCCAAAATAGTGAGTGATGTCTGCCAGAGCAACACGGCCTAGTGTGAATCCCGTCCAGAATCCAGAGGCTATGTAGCCTACTTCTTTTGGGTCTCCATTTCTTACGGAGACGATGAATTGGACCATCCAACCTAATACGGTTAAGATAGTTAGTATGTTCTTTCCCGGGTTTGTATTGTTGGAAGTGTTCATGAGAATGTTACTCACCACCGACAGTAACCTCCGCGCCGACatacaaaaagaagaatccaCTTAGTATCCAGACCGCTTTATTGGATAGCGTGGCTTTCAATTCGCTGGCGGCTGTTCCGCTCGCGTTCCTCTTGTTAGGTTTAAAGAGACCTTCTCGGAATGTCCACCTTAAAAGACACAAGTTTAATAGCCCCAAGCCCAACATCACAAAGTAAAAATCATGCCAGACGGGCGTTCGCGAGGCAATTACATTAGCAACAATGGGTGAGATAATTGTCCCAACACCATACACCGCATGCAGAATTCCCAGCCAGCGATGCGCATTGTCAACTGTTGTTGTGAATGTATTCGCCTGGGCGTCTTGATAGGCACCTCCCATGCCAGTTAAGAAGAAGGCAGCAGTAAAGAGCGCAAAGGGCGGGTTCCAGTACATCAGTGCGAATCCAAGTGTTTGGATCACTGCTCCTAGCACTAATGTACCGCCCGTGCCGATGCGCGAGCAAACATGGAtattggaaaaggaagctgTGAGACAGCCAGCACAGTTTATAAGGTAGATCTGGGAGAGCTGAAAGAGGGTGACGCCATAGGTTGGTAGGATGTACGGGACCAGGACTCCCAAAGCGGCGTCTGCTTATAATTAGTCTTCTTTTGTGGAAGATGGGAGTGAAGAGGGAGGTCTAAGTACCGTTTAGCCCGGCGACGAAAAGGGTAACATTGGTACTGATTATCTTTCCTGTCACGTCGCTTGCCCGTTTTTGCAGGAGCGGTGTTGTTTCACTCTGTAcgtttccttcttctctgttggGATCATTCACTATGGTTGCTGATTCACGGGGGCTTTCCATCGTGATAGCTTAAGGTTTGGAACTTGAGCTTTGAAAGCTCGAGAGAAGTCGAGAGAAAGCTCTTAATACTCCAGGGAGCTTTGGTGGAGATCTCATCATCACCTGATCGCGGCTAACCCgcatccaagaaaagaaggtgAGGGGTAACCTTGAAGGATCGTGCACGCAAGGAGAGCTGCATATCAGGTTTCAAAGATAGACTAATCATTGGCTAAGCTTGACCGTTAAAGCTGTCGATCGTATCTTCTTTGGTAATCCTCAGCCAGTCCTGGTTGTGGCATACTTCCTCGCTCAAGAAAACCATTGAAAATAGGTGTGAGACTAAGCTAATGCGTCTTCGATTGTGGTTCCGTTCCCCTTTATGGTATGGATGATGCTCGCTGTGCCCCAACTGTCGTCCTGTATTGGTAATGTCACTTACCAAAGGAGCTACTAAAGGTCAGGTCGGTCGCGAAGGTCGTTTCGGGAGAAAGTGGTTCAGTCACCACATCTCAGCTATTCACTACAAAATGGGATGAATCTGAGAATCAGCTTACCCAAGTGCTTTGTCAACTGCTTCTGAACTATAACCAGAAAAAGCTTCTTTCATCTGATAGCAAACCGGATGTCTCAAGGGCAGGGAGGTGCGCATAAAATTCCTAGCCGCGGTCAGTGTCCTATGTATACAAAGGTTGTCTAGGTGCTATTTGAGCCAGATGCGGCTCGTCAAAGTTCAGTGTTGGTTCGTTGCGTATCAAATTTGCAAATCGAGGTAGAAGAACGATGACATCGCCGAGTTCTATTAAGTAGCCTGAATGGCTTTCCTTTGCATTTATCTCTGCTTTAGGATAGAACTTGCATTTCATTTTGCAGCAACTCAGCTGCTCAGTGAACTGAAGCTGAACTTTTGGATCCATGGGCAAATGCCAATGCAACGAGTAGAGTCAGACCTCGAACGAGAATAGACGCTAGGAGCTGAATAGCGGGATCTTATACAAAGGCATTCCTCGGACCTTCAAGAACTGATACTAGCGGAAACAAAGCCATGAGATACGTGGCAAGGCAAATTCAGTGAAATGATGAGGTAACGAGTGCATCAGAATCGAATGATTGAAATGTGGCATACGATAGTGTGAGGTAACCACCAGTCACTTTTTATACTCACCGTATAGTGCAGTCAGCCATTCCTGGACATCACACACAATTGTGCCTCCACCATAACCCGTAACGGGCTGCATAAATTCAATGCAATCTGGGATTTATCAAAGCTTTGCCTACAATCCTTGGCTCTCTTCACTATTTGATGGGATAAGGGGAAGCTTGTAATAACATTCAGACGCTATGTAACCTAATGCTCAGTCCTCGACAAAAGGGACCAATTCCACATGTTCAGAATACCGTACGGCTCATGATTCTTACCTGGACTCGCCAGAAAACCGCAGGGCTGATATGGGAAGAAAGTAGAGGCATCCTTAGCAGCCTGCAATACATGACCAAATTACCACAGTCCTAATCCAAAACAGTATAACTGAACTTTGCATTGGACATATTATATACAGACCAATTTTCAAACACCAACAATTATGCTACTCGCTAGCCTAATAAAATACAACACGAAGTGCCCTGAGGTGTTAGATGCTTCGTGAACACTCATAATAACCAGCATCTCGATCCCAAGTAGCCCTAGTTCAGCCCCTTAAGAAGTTCCGGGAAAAGGAGCTCGTCAAACTCCCACAACGTTGTCTGGAAGTTAACCGAGAAAGCACCGCCAGTCCACCAGGTTGACCGACCACCCTGCAAAGCGTTCAGCTTCTGGAAGAAGCCGGCCTTGACATCGGCGACAGAAACACGGGCATGCATGGGACCGTGGGTCGCAAAGTCCACCCAGCTGAGCGGCTCCCCGTTGCTTGTCTTCGCCAAACGGCCCGAACGCAGCAGTGTGTTGAAGTCGTTCTGGACGAGTCTCTTGGCACCGGCTGTGTCGAGCGTGCTGTTACCGACAATGGTCACCCTGAAGAGgtcgccgccgccgatgtAGTCAATGCGAGCTGTGAAAGACGCTTCGGGCAGGGCGAGGTAGTTGTCCGGCGCGGCTGTCCGGGGCAGGTTGAAATAGGATTGGTTGAATGCAAAGGCGGCGTTGTTCACAATACCGGTGTATTCATTGGTGTAGGTGAATCTGGAGAGGACGTTCTTCTCATTGCGGTCCAGGTCGAACGGAGCCATGTTGGCCGCGGTAGGCTCGATCGCCAGTAGAAGTCGCCGAGCGTGGATCTGGGTGGTTTCACCCGTCTTGTTGTTCTTGACTGTGAGGATGACACTGGAGTTACTGCGGTGGCTCTCGATTACTGTGCTAGAATACAATACGTCGCCGGCGAGATCCTCCGCGACGGCATCGTACAGGTCCTGGTTCCGACCCGATGCAGGCGCGAGTTGGTTCTGCTTGCCCACCATTGCACGCGCCATAGAGGCACCGAAACCCTGCAGCACGAACATGGTAGTTTCCTTGGTCATGTCGCCCAGCCCTAAACCGGTAGACTCGTACATCAGAGGGACGGCGGCTTCCAGGCCATACTTGCTGATAAAGTCGCCGTAGGGGATGAGAAGGTCCTCCGGGATTGCGTCTGGCTCAGGGAAGTTACCGTACCCGGGCTGCATAAGGTGTTCCCATGGCTCCACAATCTTGAGGAATTTGGCCATGGCCGCCATCTGGTCCGCCATGGGAGGTAGCGTGAAGTTAACTGGATTTCCGGTCTTGAAGTCGATGTAGTCCGTGTTGACGCTGAGTAATGATGGACTTCCAACCTCAATGCCGAAACGATCGAAGAAGCCTGTCGCGTTCCCAGCATCGAGGAAGGTCATTACACCAAAGTTATAAGGCTTGCCGGTCTTGGGATCCGTGTACGAGTCGACCATGCCACCCTACCCATTAAAGATGCATCAGCTTAGGATTTCTATTGTCGCATGTTTCCGCGATGTTCGCGCGAGGTTTTATTTACTCACCAAGATATCCTGCTTCTCAATGAGAGCGATGCTCTTGCCAAAGTCGTCCCGGATACGAACGGCAGCGTAGGCACCAGAGGCACCGCCACCCACAACCACAACGTCTTTGTAGAGGACATTTGGTGATGAGCCCGCTGCAGCCAGCGGCACTGTAGCCAAGAGGCCAAAAATGGATGTTGCCACAGACAGCATATTGTCGAGTGTGCCTCTTCCCAAGAAACTGGAAAATTGGAGTTTTGCAAGGGGCAGCACCGCGTCTCGCTGGATTCAATGTGAGGAATTAATTGACCATAAGGTGGCAGCAGGAAAGATTAAATTATCACAGGGGCAACCCTGTCTATATCTCATTTTATTGTGAACGGCAGTCTCGTCCATAGTCGACTACCGATATATTGCGGACGAAGGACCGCTAAAGAGCGGCCCATGAACTAAATGCATAGTGTCTTCGGCTCTACAGTACGGCCTGCGCTGGACCATATATATTCGTTATGCGACATTTTAGGTGTCAGTACGGTGAGACAATGGCACCAGCTGTCATATAAGTAGCGCGGAAACCCTTGTCTTACCCCTGTCTAGTACTTCCTGTTCGATAAATTAGAGACATTTTCAGGCTATGATGGGCCAACAACCCCTTACAGGGATCGATTTTAGTTCTGTTACTCTACCCTATTACAGCATGTCTCGACATGCCCAGCTGCATGATGAACCGTGTTCTGTTCCGCGGACTCCGAGACCATCAGGGCTTGAACAGTATGGTCATGCCGTGGACTATTTCCGTACTCAGGTTAGTACTCCAGAATATAACCGGCCATGGCAGAGGATCCACCCTGGTGCATTGGCCCCGGGGGATCTCGGACCGAGATGGACGCCAACTTACGGTGAAAGGATCTTAAGAGTATATTGCTCATGGGGCCAAAATTAGGTAACTTGGCTCGACCAGCCCGTTCTCATTGGTGTCGGAGGTGGCAGGTTAGGGTTACCTCTAGGCATCCGAAATTGCCATATATTACTTTGCCGACCAGGGTCAGTCTCCTCTCCCAAAACTACATTCGAGTCAAATGCCTCGGTCTAAACAATCATGTTATGCTATTAACATATATACTGACATTTCGTAGGCAAGagttaaaattattatcGAACTATGTTCCAGATCCCACGTTCTCGATGTCCCGAAGCGGCTAAATCCCAGCCAGCCACGAGCACAAGTAGAAGTAGAACCCTAACCAACGACAAGGATGCGAATCCAAGCATCAACTAAGCAAACCACAAAGCGGCAGGGAAACTCTGATTAGTTTCTTACCTACGTCGCACCAATTGTAAACACTGCCTTCCGACATTCGCACATGCCTCTGCAAAACCCTCCCCTACCCTCCCTCTAATCTTAATCCCTGCGACAGCCTAAAGAACGTTGACCCGAGTTACGCATTTCCGATGATGGAGTGTACCTTCTCACTTTCCACGCCTTCCATGTCGGTTCCTGCACCAATTTCGATCCCTCCTTAAATGCCGACAGCTACGGACAGCACCAAAGATGTGGCGGCGGATGAGAGCCATCGCGGGATCATATAGGGGTACAGACGGCATTGACGGTTCTGGCTGTCGTTGTCGTCTGTCTCCGGCTGTATGTTCGCATAAAGATTGTTAGGAGTTCTGGGTGCGATGATTGGACTATAGCTCTTGCGGCGGTATGTGTTTTTCTTTACATTGTCTTTTTGAGCAAGTAATCATATTCAGCTCAATCTCAATTCGAACGAACTTGGTCAACGTTTATGCGGTACCAGATCATTAACGAACCTCGCGCAGCTCTGTTCCCTCGGTGGCTGGATCCTCTACGTCTACAAAGCATGTCATGGCCTAGGCCACCACATCCAATTCCTGGACGACATGCAGAGAATGAAGTTGGATGAAGCGGCGTTCTGGCAGGTTATTATCTGCTCTGCTGCTGGGATCGCATTGCTCAAATTATCCATTGCCTTGAATCTATTGAGGTTTAGTCCAACTCGATGGTACACCATGTCTCTATGGACAAGTATTGGTATACCAGCCCTATCTTCGTCAATGATACATGTAACAGGGTGTTAATGGCTGGTTTTTACAGCATTTGTCGTAGCATACAGCTTCATGGGCGCGATgactttcttcctccactgcAAACCCATGCAAGCATATTGGGATAAAGGAATCAAAGACGCGAAATGCTACTCGGTTCATCTATTCGTCGTCTTCGCTCTTATTAATACATGTATGTTTCCAAAGTGACTATCAGTATCAAATTAAAGAATCTCGTCGCCAACCAAGTCACAGCcttcaacatcttcaccgaCGTTCTCTTCGCCACGATCCCGATTCCGATCGTCTGGAATCTGCGAATGAAGCGTCGAGTCCGTATGTATCTAATCGGCGTCTTCAGTCTCGGTTACTTGTTAGCGCTCCCTTCCAATCTCCACTCAGAGAAAGGTCCATCTAACAGAATAAACAGCACAGTAGGCCTAGGCATCATCAAAGCAGTAGCGCAACTGGCATACTCCAACGAGACTGATATCTTCTTGTACGCTGAAGAGTTACCTCGCAATCCAATAGGTGTATGGCATGCTAACGCCCGTTCCTTCTAGTAACGACTCCATTCTCTTCTGGGGCCTGTATGTTTCGCTTTCCCTTCGCCACTTGTGGTC contains the following coding sequences:
- a CDS encoding Sucrase/ferredoxin-like-domain-containing protein, with protein sequence MFRSLLTLTKLASPQYIFPTVDPKIDGEECRHDCADCTVKWPSKVKIDTTLPMYGYIKQFHTHVLVATGKTDWMGKVEQEKGSLMEAFKSEGGKSKHGRIMVSASNLTPPEGEDGTIDSGKTTVLLLPSFTFVDRVAYGDVRHVVDTFIDNPKQESRLSSRPCPHDYVVLLCSHQRRDARCGITAPLIKKELERHLRGHGLYRDLDDERPGGVGIYFVSHVGGHKFAANVLIYRKKEQQMIWLGRVKPEHCEGVVKYTILQGKVVHPDSQLRGGFDRMKGLTSW
- a CDS encoding MFS transporter; this encodes MESPRESATIVNDPNREEGNVQSETTPLLQKRASDVTGKIISTNVTLFVAGLNDAALGVLVPYILPTYGVTLFQLSQIYLINCAGCLTASFSNIHVCSRIGTGGTLVLGAVIQTLGFALMYWNPPFALFTAAFFLTGMGGAYQDAQANTFTTTVDNAHRWLGILHAVYGVGTIISPIVANVIASRTPVWHDFYFVMLGLGLLNLCLLRWTFREGLFKPNKRNASGTAASELKATLSNKAVWILSGFFFLYVGAEVTVGGWMVQFIVSVRNGDPKEVGYIASGFWTGFTLGRVALADITHYFGERRMVFVYLTLAVTMQLLFWLVPNIVVIAIAVFLLGFVIGPFYPIGLYVLTQVVPEDLRIGALGLTASLGQAGAAAFPFMTGAIASRAGVEVMQPIMLGLLIGIGLFWALLPRQRAISL
- a CDS encoding uncharacterized protein (expressed protein), which gives rise to MQRMKLDEAAFWQVIICSAAGIALLKLSIALNLLRFSPTRWYTMSLWTSIAFVVAYSFMGAMTFFLHCKPMQAYWDKGIKDAKCYSVHLFVVFALINTSFNIFTDVLFATIPIPIVWNLRMKRRVRMYLIGVFSLGYFTVGLGIIKAVAQLAYSNETDIFFNDSILFWGLAQFNVGILTACVPSLKPLARRGLKLSEYTDSRSRSHGLYGRRSTGRWTSSRHSRRMFSIHIRDQYGIEELHSHDLSTRSQSDEVKLTPYGATVSFTAHAERGTLEDSSEMDQSIRGETSLEKRVVGGILKTTQTTVVSSRAAD